The Oreochromis niloticus isolate F11D_XX linkage group LG15, O_niloticus_UMD_NMBU, whole genome shotgun sequence genome includes a region encoding these proteins:
- the LOC100690217 gene encoding heparan sulfate glucosamine 3-O-sulfotransferase 5 — MLFKQQALLRQKLFVLGSLAIGSVLYLVARVGTLDRLQPICPVDSRLPTPEPEQIPLRTLQFKRGLLHEIRKGNATKEQIRLHNLVQQLPQAIIIGVRKGGTRALLEMLNLHPAVVKASQEIHFFDNDQNYARGIDWYRGKMPFSFPQQITIEKSPAYFITEEVPERIFKMNSSIKLLIIVREPTTRAVSDYTQVLEGKERKNKTYHKFEKLVIDTNTCEVNTKYKAVRTSIYTKHLERWLKYFPVEQFHIVDGDRLITDPLPELQLVERFLNLPSRISQYNLYFNATRGFYCLRFNIVFNKCLAGSKGRTHPEVDPSVVTKLQKFFHPFNQKFYQITGRTFNWP, encoded by the exons ATGCTATTCAAACAGCAGGCATTGCTGAGACAGAAGCTCTTCGTTTTGGGCAGCCTTGCTATCGGAAGTGTCCTCTATCTCGTGGCCAGGGTTGGGACTTTGGATAG gCTACAGCCCATTTGCCCAGTTGACAGCAGACTGCCCACCCCTGAACCAGAGCAAATTCCTCTCCGCACTCTGCAGTTTAAGCGTGGCCTCCTACATGAAATCCGTAAGGGCAATGCCACCAAAGAGCAAATTCGCCTGCACAACCTGGTCCAGCAACTGCCTCAGGCCATTATCATCGGGGTGCGAAAAGGTGGCACCCGTGCCCTGCTGGAAATGCTCAACCTGCATCCAGCAGTTGTCAAGGCTTCACAAGAGATCCACTTCTTTGACAATGACCAAAATTACGCTCGTGGCATCGACTGGTACAGGGGGAAAATGCCCTTCTCCTTCCCTCAACAGATCACCATTGAAAAGAGCCCTGCTTACTTCATCACAGAGGAAGTCCCTGAACGGATATTCAAGATGAACTCTTCCATCAAGCTGCTAATCATCGTGCGCGAGCCTACCACCAGAGCTGTGTCAGACTATACCCaagtgctggagggcaaggaGCGCAAAAACAAGACCTACCACAAGTTTGAGAAGCTGGTCATTGACACCAACACCTGCGAGGTGAACACGAAATACAAAGCAGTCCGGACCAGCATCTACACCAAACATTTGGAGCGTTGGTTGAAGTACTTTCCCGTGGAGCAGTTTCACATTGTGGATGGAGATCGCCTTATTACAGACCCGCTGCCAGAGCTGCAGCTTGTTGAGCGCTTCCTTAACCTCCCCTCCAGGATCAGCCAGTATAACCTGTACTTCAATGCCACCAGGGGATTTTACTGTCTGCGATTTAACATTGTCTTTAACAAGTGCCTGGCAGGCAGCAAGGGCCGCACCCATCCGGAGGTGGACCCATCAGTAGTGACTAAACTGCAAAAATTCTTTCATCCCTTCAATCAGAAGTTTTACCAGATCACTGGTAGGACATTCAACTGGCCATGA